The following coding sequences lie in one Trichoderma breve strain T069 chromosome 1, whole genome shotgun sequence genomic window:
- a CDS encoding fungal specific transcription factor domain-containing protein, translating into MEHNPIHKEVTVAAQPQAPKGRQRAKQACDECRRRKRKCDSTFPCAMCVQFEYPCKINGVLVPGQKLKRSLDVMLESSEASFQTAPSAPPSVPALTMASTYPSTEPSATAEDVAHQTTAEDVARQTPLPPLNRGIIEPAKRRYMNQNSAVAFPNQLGMELESAHPPRLHSFAWNCGIRPEEPGSIHAPLTNYISYEECRHYTEIYFATVDVPFHLFDKQKFLQQCDTYFNRRNQDLILGALIGAVVSLGSLFAFHQGHPMESQIVKHVKDVLEDSTFSRLPSIDQVNAWILRTLYLRSTTRPHLTWLSSCTVMHLVEAVGLHRDLNSELVTQSVQTPATEDEGSKRTFWLAWCLNTIIAYEYGRTKIQFDGIDSRPTPFDDKSETGLQIRMARILPSENISGDVMAVSKSLEAAIQKLLDMGEVKGFPALTRGDLCFCLYRRLRLLKVSISKDTLSEILQIGYTAVEAASDLAERGIPWWNVLGTTFQFFCVLLAIDNRDSLTQVSWVMPKLERIVEILNTHMAAEALDTAKTLMRDALAKKNQEIALLEASNGNGFPFPHRELTPDWDTMLNPYYIVGGFTFKDLGV; encoded by the coding sequence ATGGAGCACAACCCGATCCATAAAGAGGTGACGGTTGCTGCTCAGCCGCAAGCTCCCAAGGGCCGTCAACGGGCCAAGCAAGCTTGCGATGAATGCCGCAGACGCAAGCGCAAGTGTGATAGCACCTTTCCGTGCGCTATGTGCGTACAGTTTGAATATCCATGTAAAATCAACGGAGTTCTCGTCCCTGGCCAAAAGCTCAAGAGGTCTCTTGATGTGATGCTTGAGAGCAGTGAGGCATCTTTTCAAACTGCGCCCTCAGCTCCGCCTTCAGTTCCCGCCTTAACTATGGCCTCAACTTATCCCTCAACTGAGCCCTCAGCCACGGCAGAGGATGTTGCCCATCAAACCACGGCAGAGGATGTTGCCCGTCAAACTCCACTCCCTCCTCTCAACCGCGGCATCATTGAGCCAGCAAAGCGACGCTACATGAACCAGAATTCGGCTGTGGCCTTTCCTAACCAGCTGGGCATGGAGCTTGAGTCTGCTCATCCTCCCCGTCTTCATTCATTTGCCTGGAACTGTGGCATTCGCCCTGAGGAACCTGGATCCATCCATGCTCCATTGACCAACTACATCAGTTATGAGGAGTGTCGACACTATACGGAAATCTACTTCGCCACTGTGGATGTGCCGTTCCATCTCTTTGACAAGCAAAAGTTCCTCCAGCAGTGTGATACCTACTTCAACAGACGAAACCAAGATCTCATCCTTGGTGCCTTGATTGGAGCCGTTGTTTCTCTCGGctctctctttgcctttcaTCAAGGTCACCCTATGGAGTCGCAAATCGTCAAGCATGTGAAGGATGTCCTCGAAGATTCGACTTTCAGCCGTCTTCCCTCCATTGATCAAGTCAACGCATGGATTCTCCGGACTCTCTATCTTCGCTCGACAACAAGACCACATCTTACTTGGCTTTCGTCTTGCACCGTCATGCATCTGGTGGAGGCTGTCGGACTTCACCGTGATCTTAACTCGGAGCTTGTCACCCAAAGCGTTCAGACTCCCGCCACAGAGGATGAGGGAAGCAAGCGGACCTTTTGGCTCGCTTGGTGCCTCAACACAATCATTGCGTACGAGTATGGCCGTACCAAGATTCAATTTGATGGCATAGACTCTCGACCCACCCCCTTTGATGACAAGAGTGAGACTGGCCTCCAAATACGCATGGCCAGAATCTTGCCTAGTGAAAATATCAGTGGCGATGTGATGGCTGTCAGCAAATCTCTCGAGGCCGCCATCCAAAAGCTTCTCGACATGGGAGAGGTCAAGGGCTTTCCTGCCCTTACCAGAGGAGatctctgcttctgcctctATCgccgccttcgccttctcaaggtcagcatcagcaaagatACCTTGTCGGAGATCCTCCAGATCGGCTATACTGCTGTCGAGGCAGCTTCTGACTTGGCAGAACGAGGTATTCCGTGGTGGAATGTCCTGGGCACCACCTTCCAGTTCTTTTGTGTTTTGCTCGCCATCGACAACCGTGACAGCCTCACTCAGGTCTCGTGGGTTATGCCCAAGCTCGAGCGCATCGTGGAGATCCTCAACACGCACATGGCTGCCGAAGCACTCGACACGGCTAAGACCCTGATGAGAGATGcgttggccaagaagaatcaGGAGATTGCTCTGTTGGAGGCGTCGAATGGTAATGGCTTCCCGTTTCCTCATAGAGAGTTGACACCTGACTGGGACACCATGTTGAACCCATATTATATCGTGGGAGGCTTCACGTTTAAGGATCTTGGGGTTTAA
- a CDS encoding fungal zn(2)-Cys(6) binuclear cluster domain-containing protein produces the protein MPPERLIETKAQKACRHCRLHKRRCDKRLPRCSRCSLKLLRCEYDDKAPIEETEPDTKLLWSEHLAIKRDSCGLELTPAGEKQLLWIACQTQEQHSDQVDTKSLMSLVSDIFKYGDTSAEQVSNRYFATAHHWIPIVDAPRFKFTLGVNRIYTELYHDSFALLLLCMLLMNQQPCYHPNHTPNSALYRTTRRLFSLLNTPTTDTYSLARLQAGLLLSAYECGHGMAREASSTLASCFGLIRQLDMIAVQNKAENGHGYKDTQEPDRRLCWASIVFLDRSVVLSCADNTAALLIPSSAILPQDAVPYMNKDKYALMNTATKFQTRAYSALLIGEAIKAVHGESYPVCEGVTMALSAVVSAYRNRAKRLGWSAAPDAKLNLDLQFAYNIVFEMCRVEGLIMGKRDTSLNRMCFSGLGCLYRAAVDLVEVYPTRAVPEDVKQLRENLEWFSGHWKVADVLLQRLNRNVKIRSLDVALVFHR, from the exons ATGCCACCCGAAAGACTGATCGAGACCAAAGCTCAGAAAGCCTGCCGCCACTGCCGTCTCCATAAGCGGAGATGTGACAAGCGTTTACCTAGATGCTCGCGATGCTCCTT aaaactCCTCAGATGCGAATATGACGACAAGGCGCCGATTGAAGAGACGGAACCAGATACCAAGCTGCTGTGGAGCGAGCACCTGGCCATCAAACGAGACTCTTGCGGCCTCGAATTGACTCCAGCAGGCGAGAAGCAGCTCCTATGGATCGCTTGCCAGACTCAAGAGCAGCATTCCGATCAAGTTGACACCAAGTCGTTGATGAGCCTGGTCAGCGACATCTTCAAGTATGGCGACACCTCCGCGGAGCAAGTCTCGAATAGGTACTTTGCCACAGCCCATCACTGGATACCCATTGTAGACGCACCAAGGTTCAAGTTCACTCTTGGAGTCAATCGAATCTATACGGAACTCTACCACGATTCCTTCGCATTGCTACTGTTGTGCATGCTCCTGATGAATCAACAACCCTGCTACCACCCCAATCACACCCCCAACAGCGCGCTCTATCGAACCACAAGGCGGCTATTCTCTCTCCTCAACACGCCTACAACTGACACATATTCCCTCGCAAGGCTGCAAGCAGGTCTGCTACTGTCTGCGTACGAGTGTGGGCACGGGATGGCCAGAGAGGCTAGCTCAACATTGGCATCGTGTTTTGGCCTCATCAGGCAGCTGGACATGATCGCCGTGCAGAATAAAGCCGAGAATGGGCATGGGTACAAAGACACCCAAGAGCCCGATAGAAGGCTGTGCTGGGCCAGCATCGTCTTTTTAGATCG CTCCGTCGTTCTTTCATGTGCAGACAACACCGCTGCGCTTCTTATTCCGAGCAGTGCAATCTTGCCTCAGGATGCTGTTCCCTACATGAATAAAGACAAGTACGCTCTTATGAATACGGCGACCAAGTTCCAAACAAGAGCCTACTCAGCCCTCTTAATCGGCGAGGCTATAAAGGCCGTCCACG GGGAGTCATATCCCGTTTGCGAAGGCGTAACCATGGCTCTTAG CGCCGTCGTATCAGCCTACAGGAATAGGGCAAAGCGCCTTGGGTGGTCTGCTGCCCCCGACGCAAAGCTCAACCTCGACCTCCAATTTGCCTACAACATAGTGTTCGAAATGTGCCGAGTTGAAGGCCTCATCATGGGGAAGAGAGATACATCTCTCAACAGAATGTGTTTTTCTGGGCTGGGTTGTCTCTACCGCGCAGCAGTAGACCTGGTCGAGGTCTACCCCACGAGGGCCGTGCCTGAAGACGTCAAACAACTACGGGAAAATCTAGAGTGGTTCTCAGGCCATTGGAAGGTAGCAG ATGTTTTGCTACAGCGGCTGAATCGGAACGTCAAGATAAGGTCCTTAGACGTTGCTCTAGTTTTTCATAGATAA
- a CDS encoding short chain dehydrogenase domain-containing protein, with amino-acid sequence MPEFVNVPTYTKKFHHEPYEAISPTRPELSTKGKTVVITGGGGEIGAAIALTFAQSGASSIALLGRTEATLLKSKQAIDSKYPETTVHIITTDVADEASVTAALSKFASVAGKKLDILVANAAVLPDPGTLLGTESSLWWSGFEINVRGQFNLVRAFVPLAEKNATVINVTSSVAQFPFVPGSSSYHGSKLAGVKIFDYLHFENPNLRVLQFHPGVVQSSMSQKSFDTGIPRPIMDSPFLPGAFAVWCASAESESLRGKFLWANWDVEELKEIVKTFEGAPQLTFGLLGWP; translated from the exons ATGCCTGAGTTCGTCAACGTTCCCACTTATACCAAGAAATTTCACCACGAGCCCTATGAGGCAATCTCCCCTACTCGTCCTGAGCTCTCGACCAAGGGGAAGACTGTTGTCATCactggtggaggaggagagattgGAGCGGCCATTGCTCTGACTTTCGCCCAGTCTGGCGCTTCAAGCATCGCCCTTTTAGGACGTACCGAGGCGACTCTGCTTAAGAGCAAGCAAGCTATCGACTCAAAATATCCCGAGACCACTGTCCACATCATCACGACTGACGTTGCTGACGAGGCATCTGTAACCGCTGCTCTCAGCAAGTTTGCATCCGTTGCGGGCAAGAAGCTTGACATTCTTGTTGCTAACGCTGCAGTTCTGCCTGATCCGGGGACACTTCTGGGAACCGAATCATCTCTGTGGTGGTCTGGATTCGAGATCAACGTCAGGGGACAGTTCAACCTCGTCCGAGCGTTTGTGCCTCTGGCTGAGAAGAACGCAACCGTCATCAACGTGACGTCTTCAGTTGCCCAATTCCCCTTTGTTCCCGGGTCTAGCAGCTACCACGGATCAAAGTTGGCAGGCGTCAAGATTTTCGATTATCTGCATTTCGAAAATCCCAATTTGAGGGTGCTGCAGTTCCACCCCGGCGTGGTGCAGAGCAGCATGTCGCAGAAGTCGTTCGATACTGGCATTCCTAGGCCTATCATGGACTCCC CTTTCCTGCCCGGCGCTTTTGCCGTTTGGTGTGCCAGCGCTGAATCGGAGAGCCTGAGAGGCAAGTTTTTGTGGGCAAACTGGGACgtggaggagctcaaggagattgtcaagaCATTTGAAGGCGCTCCGCAGCTGACAtttggtcttcttggctgGCCGTAG
- a CDS encoding zinc-binding dehydrogenase domain-containing protein, with protein MADNNVPQTRRALRRRGPHVAEFVDEAIPSRGSSDVLIQVRAVSLNYKDLAMLDDNFPWPVPSNVIMAADVAGEVVWVGDKVTLFEVGSRVAAIHNLDNITGRELTARGMDGTLATYVVFAEVELVKVPDNLTWAEASIVPCSGVTAWSALNMRSNNLWGKTVLVQGTGGVSIMALSLAAKAGATVIATSSSDAKLERAKKLGATHVINYKQNPNWDEEVLKLTGGLGVDIIIEQGGADSLLQSVQSIRREGQISQVGFLSGDGKGDLFRLVQLLIMKKCSIVGIQVGSKGDLEDLMNFLRQPHFKLDSCIDRIFSFDKSLEAFDYMRKGGAVGKIVIEF; from the exons ATGGCCGACAATAATGTCCCACAGACTCGGAGAGCTCTTCGCAGGCGCGGCCCTCACGTGGCCGAATTCGTTGACGAGGCTATTCCTTCCCGAGGCTCATCCGACGTGCTGATTCAAGTTCGCGCTGTTTCATTGAACTACAAAGATCTAGCTATGCTGGACGATAACTTTCCGTGGCCGGTTCCGTCCAATGTTATTATGGCCGCCGACGTCGCAGGCGAGGTTGTTTGGGTTGGCGACAAAGTGACCCTGTTTGAG GTTGGTAGCAGAGTTGCCGCCATCCATAATTTGGACAACATTACTGGGCGTGAATTGACGGCACGAG GTATGGATGGCACCTTGGCTACCTATGTGGTGTTTGCAGAGGTTGAGCTTGTGAAAGTCCCCGACAACTTGACATGGGCCGAG GCTAGTATCGTGCCTTGCTCTGGCGTTACAGCTTGGTCAGCCCTGAACATGAGGAGCAACAACTTGTGGGGAAAGACGGTGCTTGTTCAAG GTACTGGAGGAGTGAGCATTATGGCACTCAGTCTGGCCGCCAAAGCTGGCGCCACCGTAATTGCAACTTCTTCGTCTGATGCGAAGCTGGAACGGGCGAAAAAACTCGGTGCTACTCATGTCATCAACTACAAGCAGAATCCCAACTGGGATGAAGAGGTGTTGAAGCTGACTGGAGGCCTTGGagtcgacatcatcatcgagcAAGGCGGGGCTGATTCTCTACTCCAGAGTGTACAGTCAATACGACGAGAGGGTCAGATCTCTCAAGTTGGCTTCCTGTCAGGAGATGGCAAAGGCGATCTGTTTCGCCTGGTACAACTGCTCATCATGAAAAAGTGTAGCATTGT CGGAATCCAAGTCGGGTCAAAAGGCGACCTGGAAGACTTGATGAATTTTCTCAGGCAACCGCACTTTAAACTCGACTCATGTATCGACCGAATTTTTAGTTTCGACAAGTCATTGGAGGCTTTCGATTACATGCGAAAGGGCGGCGCGGTTGGGAAGATTGTCATTGAGTTTTAG
- a CDS encoding zinc-binding dehydrogenase domain-containing protein gives MVERAAITEFDTVLVIGANGAVGSSAVQLIQNIGARIIKATRDADGHVNTDEDPELNTLDVLTEGKGVDVILDTVGSPTLTVNGLKKLAKNGRLAFISAPKVGARDISFDMRDFYRADLSLLGCNSLNPSAKDMARRMSAMTKLFDSGKLKSGSKWTPVPIDQAVEAYGKLMKRTTDEKYVVIME, from the coding sequence ATGGTCGAGAGGGCAGCCATCACAGAATTCGATACTGTTCTCGTCATAGGGGCCAACGGTGCTGTTGGATCATCTGCAGTTCAGCTCATACAGAACATTGGCGCGCGGATCATCAAGGCCACTCGCGATGCTGACGGCCATGTGAACACCGACGAAGACCCAGAACTGAACACCTTGGACGTCCTGACAGAGGGCAAGGGAGTCGACGTCATTCTCGACACCGTGGGATCTCCCACCCTAACGGTAAACGGCCTGAAGAAACTCGCTAAAAATGGCCGCCTTGCTTTCATTTCCGCTCCCAAGGTCGGCGCCCGAGACATCAGCTTCGACATGCGTGACTTTTATCGCGCTGATTTGAGTCTTTTGGGATGCAACTCGCTGAACCCCTCGGCGAAGGACATGGCACGGAGAATGAGTGCCATGACAAAGCTTTTCGATTCTGGGAAGTTGAAATCCGGAAGCAAATGGACACCAGTGCCTATCGATCAAGCCGTGGAGGCGTATGgcaagttgatgaagaggacaaCGGATGAAAAGTATGTCGTTATCATGGAGTAA
- a CDS encoding major facilitator superfamily domain-containing protein: MASETRHSSDNHGVLVTDDGEKEYADRQEPDLEDDGFFTERERDEEENGEPDIETLASNSQRPADDHLTLELTPSHIPPPQSLLVEIPLIFTLCLAQLLAQAGLGQCIAPLHIIGNSFGTQDAGQLSWMPAAYSLTVGTFILIAGRLGDLFGHKIIFVIGFSWYALWSLLAGVSVWSSSIIFFDVCRALQGMGPAFAVPSAVAIIGRTYPPGRRKAMIFSMFGATAPGGFTVGAVFSSIFAEFVWWPWAYFVMAMVCALVAVAGVLIIPKTPGAANARSQARLWELIDVPGAAAGITGLVLINFAWNQAPVVGWHTPYVYVLLIVGFLFLGVFAWIEVHATFPLLPTKLFSGHLGFVLACIAAGWSSFGIWLLYLWQIMELIRGQSPLVSSAQFSTAAVSGACAAFTTGLILGKVRPSMVMGMAMTAFTVGGILVATMPAHQIYWAQTFVSILVMPWGMDMSFPAATIILSEALPKEHQGLAASLVNTVINYSISIGLGIAGTVQSQISPGTTQEELLRGCRSAFYVGIGLSGLGVAVATLFIIDENRRHVRERRRGEK; the protein is encoded by the exons ATGGCTTCCGAAACGCGACACTCAAGTGACAACCATGGTGTCTTAGTCACCGATGacggagaaaaagaatacGCGGATCGCCAAGAGCCAGATCTCGAAGACGATGGATTTTTCACAGAAAGAGAGCgtgacgaagaggaaaacGGCGAGCCCGACATAGAGACATTGGCATCAAACTCACAACGACCTGCAGACGACCATCTTACACTCGAGCTTACCCCTAGCCATATACCGCCTCCTCAGTCGTTGCTTGTCGAAATCCCCTTGATCTTCACGCTATGTCTCGCCCAGCTGCTAGCTCAAGCCGGGCTGGGCCAATGCATCGCTCCGTTACACATCATTGGCAACAGCTTTGGCACCCAAGATGCAGGGCAACTTAGTTGGATGCCTGCGGCCTACAGTCTTACTGTGGGTACCTTTATCCTGATTGCAGGCCGACTCGGTGATCTATTTGGGCACAAGATCATCTTTGTCATTGGCTTCTCCTGGTATGCCCTCTGGAGTCTGTTGGCTGGCGTCAGCGTCTGGTCttcctccatcatcttcttcgatgTCTGCAGAGCTTTACAGGGCATGGGCCCTGCATTCGCCGTGCCTTCGGCAGTGGCCATCATCGGCCGCACATATCCACCGGGCAGGAGAAAGGCAATGATATTCAGCATGTTTGGTGCCACAGCCCCGGGAGGATTCACCGTCGGCGCCGTCTTTTCGTCAATCTTTGCTGAATTTGTTTGGTGGCCTTGGGCGTACTttgtcatggccatggtcTGCGCTCTTGTCGCAGTTGCCGGTGTCCTGATCATCCCAAAAACTCCTGGTGCCGCAAATGCTCGATCCCAGGCACGACTATGGGAGCTCATCGACGTCcctggtgctgctgcaggtATCACTGGACTCGTCCTAATCAACTTTGCCTGGAACCAAGCTCCCGTCGTTGGATGGCATACTCCGTATGTTTATGTGCTCCTCATCGTCGGGTTCCTCTTTCTGGGGGTATTTGCGTGGATCGAGGTCCATGCGACATTCCCACTGTTGCCGACAAAGCTGTTCAGCGGCCATCTGGGCTTCGTATTGGCTTGCATCGCCGCCGGATGGTCCAGCTTTGGCATCTGGTTGCTCTATCTTTGGCAAATCATGGAGCTGATAAGAGGCCAAAGTCCTCTTGTGTCCAGTGCTCAGTTCAGCACGGCGGCCGTCTCCGGAGCGTGCGCAGCTTTTACGACTGGCCTCATTCTTGGAAAAGTAAGACCGAGCATGGTTATGGGtatggcgatgacggcgttTACCGTTGGTGGGATTTTGGTAGCAACAATGCCTGCTCATCAAATATACTGGGCTCAGACATTTGTTTCTATCCTTGTCATGCCCTGGGGAAT GGACATGTCGTTTCCCGCCGCCACGATTATCCTGAGCGAGGCTCTACCGAAAGAACATCAAGGTCTTGCCGCTTCTCTCGTCAACACCGTCATCAACTACTCCATTTCCATTGGCCTCGGCATCGCGGGAACGGTACAATCACAGATCAGCCCCGGAACTACACAGGAAGAGCTTCTGAGGGGCTGTAGAAGCGCATTTTACGTTGGCATTGGCCTTAGCGGGCTGGGCGTGGCGGTTGCCACGCTGTTTATCATCGACGAGAATAGGAGGCATGTCCGCGAACGTCGTCGGGGAGAGAAATGA
- a CDS encoding ethD domain-containing protein has translation MAGTFRHVKATFLVTKKEGLSDEEFRRHYTDVHTPMAIEVCKRHGALDYSVHFNTEAEKAAARAAFGENATFISCDAVTTFIFPDMKSLVESFADPEYAAKLAPDESTFTDRSKSQFAVSNEFVVLANGRDSVPN, from the exons ATGGCGGGCACATTTCGACACGTAAAGGCTACATTTTTAGTCACTAAGAAGGAGGGACTCAGTGACGAAGAGTTTCGCAGACATTACACCGACGTCCACACTCCAATGGCCATCGAAGTCTGCAAGCGACACGGCGCTCTCGACTACTCCGTT CACTTCAACACCGAGGCGGAGAAGGCGGCCGCTCGAGCTGCTTTCGGAGAGAATGCCACCTTCATCAGCTGCGACGCCGTCACGACGTTCATCTTTCCCGACATGAAATCGCTTGTTGAATCGTTCGCGGACCCAGAATACGCGGCGAAGCTGGCTCCCGACGAGAGTACGTTTACCGATAGGTCAAAATCGCAATTCGCTGTAAGCAACGAATTTGTGGTGTTGGCCAACGGACGGGATTCAGTGCCGAATTGA
- a CDS encoding thiamine pyrophosphate enzyme, central domain-containing protein: MANPGLEDQGKIDLAEYLFKRLIQLGLGSVHGVPGDYNLTVLDYIKPLGLHWAGNANELNAGYAADGYGRIKGIGAVITSFGVGELSAINAIGGAYAERSPVVHIVGTAPMAAQKAGALLHHTLGTGNYRAFPEMSKWVTVAQANLTDADTAPALIDATLKACVLNSQPVYIELPTNMVKVQVSPPVTPIDLSIPRYDETYENTVVDKVMEKIQTSTKPLILMDGLTSRFRITDEVNEFVRLTGLPTLSTPFGKGIINESLPNYHGGYVGAVGDAVIKQQVDDADLVLNFGPLHSDVNSFGFTAVPKADVTIALNAHSVKFGNEVDSGGRAISIRSLMKKLVKRAHATKLPALQPFTQGPSFSPLLLKNLKHSADHAAINQDTFWLRMSEFFRPGDLLLTEAGTSFMGANTCVFPDNITLINSALWLSIGYTLPALQGSSLARREQRKEGSKEGARSSGRSILFIGDGSLQMSAQGISDIIRSRLDATIFVINNDGYTVERVIHGFNEHYNDIQPWRNTEAPNYFGAPLDDPEYPVIAEKAKNWGELRSVLGRKDVQAGKGLTVIEVFMDIADAPAPLKKLSAYVANRNKTNGS; the protein is encoded by the coding sequence ATGGCGAACCCAGGCTTGGAAGACCAGGGAAAGATTGACCTTGCAGAGTACCTCTTCAAGAGGCTGATCCAACTTGGTCTTGGATCCGTTCACGGAGTTCCTGGAGATTACAACCTCACAGTTCTCGACTATATCAAGCCCCTGGGTCTTCATTGGGCCGGAAATGCAAACGAGCTCAACGCAGGTTACGCTGCTGATGGCTATGGAAGAATCAAAGGGATAGGAGCCGTTATTACTTCTTTTGGTGTCGGCGAGCTCTCTGCCATAAATGCCATTGGAGGCGCATATGCGGAAAGGTCTCCTGTCGTGCATATTGTTGGAACTGCCCCTATGGCAGCTCAGAAAGCTGGAGCTTTGTTGCACCATACTCTGGGCACTGGCAATTACAGAGCCTTCCCAGAGATGAGCAAATGGGTGACTGTGGCCCAGGCGAATTTGACAGACGCAGATACAGCACCAGCTCTGATTGACGCAACTCTCAAGGCATGTGTCTTGAACAGCCAACCAGTATATATCGAGCTTCCAACCAACATGGTCAAGGTTCAGGTATCGCCTCCTGTCACACCCATTGATCTTTCAATCCCTAGATACGATGAGACGTATGAGAATACGGTAGTGGACAAGGTCATGGAGAAGATTCAAACTTCTACAAAGCCATTGATTCTCATGGACGGACTAACCTCTCGCTTCCGTATTACCGACGAGGTGAACGAATTTGTACGACTGACTGGCCTTCCTACCCTTTCCACGCCGTTCGGAAAGGGCATCATCAACGAAAGTCTGCCCAACTATCACGGTGGCTACGTCGGAGCCGTTGGAGACGCCGTCATCAAACAGCAAGTTGATGATGCGGATCTAGTTCTCAATTTTGGACCTTTACATTCTGACGTTAACTCTTTTGGCTTCACAGCCGTGCCTAAGGCGGATGTTACAATTGCTTTGAACGCGCACTCCGTCAAGTTTGGCAATGAAGTTGACTCTGGCGGTCGTGCCATCTCTATCAGGtcattgatgaagaagctggtgaaGCGTGCCCATGCCACAAAGCTACCCGCTCTTCAGCCATTCACTCAAGGGCCTTCTTTCTCACCCCTCTTATTGAAAAACCTTAAGCACTCTGCCGACCACGCAGCTATCAATCAAGACACTTTCTGGCTTCGAATGTCTGAGTTTTTCCGACCAGGAGACCTTCTCCTCACGGAAGCGGGCACATCCTTTATGGGCGCCAACACGTGTGTGTTTCCAGACAACATCACCCTAATAAATTCGGCCCTCTGGCTTTCCATTGGCTATACTCTCCCTGCATTACAAGGAAGCTCCCTGGCTCGGCGAGAACAGCGTAAGGAGGGTAGCAAGGAGGGTGCCCGCTCATCTGGCCGTTCCATATTGTTTATAGGAGACGGCAGTCTTCAAATGTCCGCTCAGGGCATCAGCGACATCATCAGGAGTCGACTTGACGCTACAATTTTTGTCATCAACAACGATGGCTACACTGTCGAGCGAGTCATTCACGGCTTCAACGAACACTACAACGATATCCAGCCGTGGAGAAACACCGAGGCTCCAAATTACTTTGGAGCACCGCTGGATGATCCCGAGTATCCTGTGATAGCAGAAAAGGCTAAAAATTGGGGAGAGCTGCGGAGTGTTTTGGGGCGAAAAGATGTCCAGGCAGGTAAAGGCTTGACTGTCATTGAGGTGTTCATGGACATTGCAGATGCCCCAGCTCCGCTTAAGAAGCTCTCTGCCTATGTTGCCAACAGAAACAAGACTAACGGTTCGTAG